The DNA segment AAAGTGTGTTAAAATGGAAAAGTTTTCAGGGGGATAAAATATGGTTAGAAAAATCGGTGTTTTAACTTCCGGGGGAGATGCACCCGGAATGAACGCTGCCATTCGTGCTGTCACTCGCTTATCCTTGAACAAAGGAGTAGAGGTGGTCGGTATCTCGAATGGATATTATGGCTTATTAAATGAACAATTCCGTCCTCTAGCCAGAACGGATGTGTCAGACATCTTGAATCGTGGGGGAACGACTTTAGGCTCGGCTCGTTTGCCAGAGTTTAAAGATGAAGAGATTCAAGATAAGTGTGTTGCTAATCTTAAGAAACAAGGTATTGATGCCTTGGTCGTTGTTGGTGGGGATGGTTCTTATCGTGGGGCTTTAGCTTTAACGAAGAAAGGAATTAATTGCATTGGCTTACCGGGAACGATTGATAATGACATTTCTGGTACGGATTTTACGATTGGCTTTGATACGGCTTTACAGACCTGCGTTGAAAACGTGGATAAGTTAAGGGATACTTCTTCTTCTCATCATCGTTGTTCCTTGGTAGAAGTGATGGGTAATCATTGTGGTGATTTGGCTTTATATACGGCACTTGCTTGTGGAGCTGAGATTGTGATTAGTCCTGAAACAGGATTTGATGAAACAGAAATTTTAGAACGTTTGCGTTATTTAGGATCGGCTGTTCATAAGAACCATGCGATTGTGATTATTTCGGAAAAGGTGGCAGATGTGGAAGCCTTGGCTAAGAAAGTAACGTTAAATACAGACTTCTCTGGTCGTGCTACGGTTTTAGGTCATATTCAAAGAGGTGGAACACCAAGTCCAACGGATCGTATGTTGGCATCACGCATGGGTGAAAAAGCAGTGGATTTACTTATGCAAGGAATTGGGGGTCATTGCGTGGGTATTATTGATAATGCAATCACATCACTACCAATTGAAAAAGCTTTGGAGCTACCTCGTAAGAGTCGCAAAGCATTATATCGTTTGTTTGATCGTTTAGTATAAAAAAGGGGGACATGATGGAAAACAAGCATTTATTTAAAAAGACTAAGGTGATTTGCACCATGGGTCCGGCATCAGAATCAGAAGAAAAGCTAAAGGGATTGGCTTATGCGGGCATGAATATTGCTCGTATGAATTTCTCTCATGGTACACATGAAGAACATAAGGCTCGTATGGAGGCGGTTCGTCGTGTTTCTCAAGAAACAGGTATTACTTTAGCAATTGCTTTGGATACAAAAGGTCCGGAAATTCGTTTAGGT comes from the Bulleidia sp. zg-1006 genome and includes:
- the pfkA gene encoding 6-phosphofructokinase, translating into MVRKIGVLTSGGDAPGMNAAIRAVTRLSLNKGVEVVGISNGYYGLLNEQFRPLARTDVSDILNRGGTTLGSARLPEFKDEEIQDKCVANLKKQGIDALVVVGGDGSYRGALALTKKGINCIGLPGTIDNDISGTDFTIGFDTALQTCVENVDKLRDTSSSHHRCSLVEVMGNHCGDLALYTALACGAEIVISPETGFDETEILERLRYLGSAVHKNHAIVIISEKVADVEALAKKVTLNTDFSGRATVLGHIQRGGTPSPTDRMLASRMGEKAVDLLMQGIGGHCVGIIDNAITSLPIEKALELPRKSRKALYRLFDRLV